A genomic stretch from Pseudomonas mendocina includes:
- a CDS encoding sensor histidine kinase has protein sequence MARSAFRLKTNKKPAVDDDFFVPELCEPEALLSMLLLAELLVLVLVLSEPMRPGFDWVKLALTSLFVQWNMLLSAATLCRLRPLLAQLPAPLAGGLCCAIVVVLCLGCTAVADYFELGGPLPHPGEVNLYLRHGLISLIMSALLLRYFYLQSQWRKQKQAELNSRIEALQARIRPHFLFNSLNSIASLVVVDPHKAEQAVLDLSDLFRASLAKPGSLVSWREEVELAHRYLSIERYRLGERLQLQWEIGEVPEDLPIPQLTLQPLLENAVVYGIQPRVEGGLVKVEGRYLDGELRLCVSSPYEHEKEVQPSRGTRQALKNIEARLVALFGTKASLSVERREGRHFTCLRYPCARTKQEARAL, from the coding sequence ATGGCAAGGTCAGCATTCAGACTTAAAACCAATAAAAAGCCTGCTGTTGATGATGATTTCTTCGTGCCTGAGCTGTGTGAGCCAGAAGCACTGTTGAGCATGCTGTTATTGGCGGAGCTGCTGGTGTTGGTGCTGGTGCTGTCGGAGCCGATGCGTCCCGGCTTTGATTGGGTAAAACTGGCGCTGACGTCGCTCTTCGTTCAGTGGAATATGTTGCTATCGGCTGCCACGTTATGCCGGTTACGCCCATTGTTGGCGCAGTTGCCTGCGCCTCTGGCTGGCGGCTTGTGTTGTGCCATTGTGGTTGTGCTATGTCTGGGCTGTACGGCGGTCGCCGACTATTTTGAGCTGGGTGGGCCGCTGCCTCATCCTGGGGAAGTGAATCTGTACCTGCGTCACGGCCTGATCAGTCTGATCATGTCGGCACTGTTATTGCGCTATTTCTATTTGCAAAGCCAGTGGCGCAAGCAGAAGCAGGCTGAACTGAATTCCCGTATAGAGGCGTTGCAGGCGCGAATTCGGCCCCATTTTCTGTTTAATAGCCTGAACAGTATTGCCAGTCTGGTTGTGGTCGATCCGCACAAAGCCGAACAGGCTGTACTGGACCTTTCTGACCTGTTTCGGGCCAGTTTGGCCAAGCCGGGCAGCTTGGTGTCATGGCGTGAGGAAGTTGAACTGGCTCACCGTTATTTATCGATTGAGCGCTATCGTCTCGGAGAACGTCTACAGTTGCAGTGGGAGATCGGTGAAGTTCCAGAAGATTTACCCATACCACAATTGACATTGCAGCCCCTGTTGGAGAATGCAGTTGTCTATGGCATCCAGCCGCGGGTTGAGGGTGGATTAGTCAAGGTGGAAGGCCGATACCTAGATGGGGAGCTGCGTCTGTGCGTTAGCAGCCCTTATGAACATGAGAAGGAAGTGCAACCTTCCAGGGGAACTCGGCAAGCGTTGAAAAATATTGAGGCGCGATTGGTGGCACTTTTTGGAACAAAGGCCAGTCTTAGCGTAGAGCGCCGTGAAGGTCGCCATTTCACTTGTCTACGCTATCCTTGTGCAAGAACAAAGCAGGAAGCCCGTGCACTATGA
- a CDS encoding GNAT family N-acetyltransferase, which translates to MSLHIRPATRDDAALILRFITELAIYEKAEHEVKTDVAGIESSLFADGSTAHGLICEYDGVPIGYAVYFFNYSTWLGKHGLYLEDLYISPQSRGVGAGKALLRHLAQLAVSKGCGRFEWSVLDWNTPAIEFYESFGARPLDEWIIYRLTGQALLDFAQG; encoded by the coding sequence ATGTCCCTGCACATCCGCCCCGCTACCCGCGATGACGCCGCACTGATCCTGCGTTTTATCACCGAACTGGCAATCTATGAGAAAGCCGAGCACGAGGTTAAAACGGATGTGGCCGGTATCGAGTCCAGCCTGTTCGCTGACGGCAGCACTGCTCACGGCCTGATCTGTGAGTACGACGGCGTGCCGATCGGCTATGCCGTGTACTTTTTCAACTACTCCACCTGGCTGGGCAAACACGGTCTGTACCTTGAGGACCTGTACATCAGCCCACAAAGCCGTGGCGTAGGTGCAGGCAAAGCGCTGCTGCGCCATCTGGCCCAACTTGCAGTCAGTAAAGGCTGTGGCCGCTTCGAGTGGTCAGTGCTGGACTGGAATACCCCGGCAATCGAGTTTTATGAATCTTTCGGCGCCCGTCCACTGGACGAGTGGATCATCTACCGCCTTACCGGCCAAGCCCTGCTGGATTTCGCCCAGGGCTAA
- a CDS encoding uroporphyrinogen-III synthase: MRRWRLLLTRPTQDSAELALTLVAQGVYSCSLPLLAIEPLAETEQQRQCMAGLDRYAAVIVVSKPAATLGIRLMQRCLAQNPAGPRWFTVGAATAKILTAQGLAVYFPAHGDDSEALLAMPQLQQALAGQVSPRVLIMRGDTGRELLAQRLGSQGVQVDYLPLYRRVMPVYPAGELARRVAEESLNGLVVSSGQGFEHLRELAGDAWPELSRLTLFVPSPRVAELAKAAGAQTVVDCRGASAAALLAALHNQPVADL; encoded by the coding sequence GTGAGACGCTGGCGTTTGCTGCTGACCCGGCCAACTCAGGATTCAGCTGAACTGGCGTTGACGCTGGTGGCGCAGGGTGTTTACAGCTGCAGCCTGCCGTTGCTGGCGATTGAGCCGTTGGCTGAAACCGAGCAGCAACGGCAGTGCATGGCTGGGTTGGATCGTTACGCAGCAGTGATTGTGGTCAGTAAGCCAGCGGCAACACTGGGCATTCGATTGATGCAGCGCTGTCTTGCGCAAAACCCAGCCGGGCCCCGGTGGTTTACGGTGGGGGCCGCTACCGCCAAGATTCTTACTGCTCAGGGGCTGGCTGTGTATTTCCCCGCGCACGGCGATGACAGCGAGGCCTTACTGGCCATGCCGCAGTTACAGCAGGCGTTGGCTGGACAGGTTTCGCCACGGGTGCTGATTATGCGGGGTGATACCGGTCGCGAGCTGCTGGCTCAGCGACTGGGCAGTCAGGGCGTGCAGGTGGATTACCTGCCGTTGTATCGTCGGGTTATGCCTGTGTATCCAGCTGGTGAGCTGGCCCGGCGCGTCGCTGAAGAGTCGCTCAATGGGCTGGTCGTCAGCAGTGGCCAGGGCTTTGAGCATTTACGCGAGTTAGCGGGGGATGCATGGCCTGAGCTGTCTCGTCTAACCTTGTTTGTACCGAGCCCGCGAGTTGCTGAACTGGCAAAGGCAGCTGGCGCTCAAACCGTTGTGGATTGTCGTGGCGCCAGCGCCGCGGCGTTGCTGGCAGCGCTGCACAATCAGCCTGTCGCCGATCTCTGA
- the hemC gene encoding hydroxymethylbilane synthase: protein MSREIRIATRKSALALWQAEHVKARLEQAHPGLTVTLVPMVSRGDKLLDAPLAKIGGKGLFVKELETALLENEADIAVHSMKDVPMDFPEGLGLYCICEREDPRDAFVSNTYDSLDALPAGSIVGTSSLRRQAQLLARRPDLTIHFLRGNVNTRLAKLDAGEYDAIILAAAGLIRLGFESRIRSSISVEDSLPAGGQGAVGIECRTADAEIHALLAPLHHRETALRVTAERALNKHLNGGCQVPIACYAVLENEQLWLRGLVGQPDGTQLLRAEQHAAAADAEQLGISVAEALLAQGAGEILHAVYGEASRE, encoded by the coding sequence ATGTCTCGTGAAATCCGCATTGCTACCCGCAAAAGTGCTCTTGCCCTCTGGCAGGCCGAACACGTCAAAGCGCGTCTGGAACAGGCTCATCCTGGTCTGACGGTTACTCTGGTTCCCATGGTCAGCCGTGGCGATAAGTTGCTGGATGCGCCGTTGGCGAAAATCGGCGGCAAAGGTCTTTTCGTTAAAGAGCTGGAAACTGCGCTGCTTGAGAATGAAGCCGACATCGCGGTGCATTCGATGAAGGATGTGCCCATGGATTTCCCTGAAGGCCTGGGCTTGTATTGCATCTGTGAGCGTGAAGATCCGCGCGATGCATTTGTGTCTAATACCTATGACAGTCTGGATGCATTGCCTGCTGGCAGCATTGTCGGTACTTCCAGTCTGCGCCGCCAGGCTCAGTTGCTGGCGCGCCGCCCCGATCTGACTATCCATTTCCTTCGCGGTAACGTGAATACCCGTCTGGCCAAACTGGATGCAGGCGAGTACGACGCCATCATCCTGGCGGCCGCTGGCCTGATCCGCTTGGGCTTTGAATCACGGATTCGCTCCTCAATTAGCGTTGAAGACAGCCTGCCTGCCGGTGGCCAGGGTGCTGTTGGCATCGAGTGCCGCACCGCCGATGCCGAGATCCATGCGTTGCTGGCGCCGTTGCATCATCGTGAGACAGCATTGCGCGTGACTGCTGAGCGTGCACTCAATAAGCACCTCAATGGTGGCTGCCAAGTGCCGATCGCTTGCTATGCCGTGCTGGAGAACGAGCAGCTGTGGCTGCGCGGTTTGGTCGGCCAGCCAGATGGCACACAGTTATTACGTGCTGAGCAACATGCCGCAGCCGCTGATGCTGAGCAGCTGGGCATCAGCGTAGCCGAAGCGCTACTGGCTCAAGGTGCAGGCGAGATTCTGCACGCCGTCTACGGTGAGGCATCGCGCGAGTGA
- the argH gene encoding argininosuccinate lyase — MSTEKTNQSWGGRFSEPVDAFVARFTASVEFDKRLYRHDIMGSIAHATMLAKVGVLNDSERDTIIDGLKTIQSEIEAGQFDWRVDLEDVHMNIEARLTDRIGITGKKLHTGRSRNDQVATDIRLWLRDEIDLILAEITRLQQGLLDLAEREADTIMPGFTHLQTAQPVTFGHHLLAWFEMLSRDYERLVDCRKRTNRMPLGSAALAGTTYPIQREITAELLGFDQVGGNSLDGVSDRDFAIEFCAAASLAMMHLSRFSEELVLWTSAQFQFIDLPDRFCTGSSIMPQKKNPDVPELVRGKTGRVFGALTGLLTLMKGQPLAYNKDNQEDKEPLFDAADTLRDSLRAFADMVPAIKPKHAIMREAALRGFSTATDLADYLVRKGLPFRDCHEIVGHAVKYGVDTGKDLAEMSLEELRQFSDQIEQDVFAFLTLEGSVNARDHIGGTAPNQVRKAVVRGRELLSSR, encoded by the coding sequence ATGAGCACTGAAAAAACCAACCAATCCTGGGGCGGACGCTTCAGCGAACCTGTCGACGCCTTCGTTGCCCGTTTCACCGCTTCTGTCGAGTTCGACAAGCGCCTGTACCGCCACGACATCATGGGCTCCATCGCCCACGCCACCATGTTGGCCAAGGTCGGTGTGCTCAACGACAGCGAGCGCGACACCATCATTGATGGCCTGAAGACCATCCAGAGCGAAATCGAAGCCGGTCAGTTCGACTGGCGCGTCGATCTGGAAGACGTGCACATGAACATCGAAGCACGCCTGACCGACCGCATCGGTATCACCGGCAAGAAGCTGCACACCGGCCGTTCCCGTAACGACCAAGTGGCTACCGACATCCGCCTGTGGCTGCGTGACGAAATCGACCTCATCCTGGCCGAGATCACCCGCCTGCAACAGGGCCTGCTGGACCTGGCGGAGCGCGAAGCCGACACCATCATGCCGGGCTTCACGCACCTGCAAACCGCTCAGCCGGTCACCTTTGGCCACCACTTGCTGGCTTGGTTCGAAATGCTCAGCCGCGACTATGAGCGTTTGGTGGACTGCCGCAAGCGCACCAACCGCATGCCGTTAGGCTCGGCGGCACTGGCTGGCACGACCTACCCTATCCAGCGTGAAATCACCGCTGAGCTGCTGGGCTTCGATCAAGTCGGCGGTAACTCCCTGGACGGCGTCTCCGACCGCGATTTCGCCATCGAATTCTGTGCCGCCGCGTCGCTGGCAATGATGCACCTGTCGCGCTTCTCCGAAGAACTGGTGCTGTGGACCAGCGCCCAGTTCCAATTCATCGACCTGCCGGATCGTTTCTGCACCGGCTCTTCGATCATGCCGCAGAAGAAAAACCCGGATGTCCCGGAACTGGTACGTGGCAAAACCGGACGCGTATTTGGCGCCCTGACTGGCCTGCTGACCCTGATGAAAGGCCAACCACTGGCTTACAACAAGGACAACCAGGAAGACAAAGAGCCCCTGTTCGACGCCGCCGACACCCTGCGCGACAGCCTGCGCGCCTTCGCCGACATGGTTCCGGCGATCAAGCCGAAGCACGCCATCATGCGTGAAGCGGCCCTGCGCGGTTTCTCCACGGCGACCGACCTGGCGGACTACCTGGTACGCAAAGGCCTGCCATTCCGCGACTGCCACGAAATCGTTGGCCATGCGGTGAAATATGGCGTCGACACCGGCAAAGACCTGGCCGAAATGAGCCTGGAAGAGCTACGCCAGTTCAGCGACCAGATCGAGCAGGACGTATTTGCTTTCCTGACCCTTGAGGGCTCAGTCAACGCCCGCGACCATATTGGCGGCACGGCACCGAATCAGGTGCGTAAAGCTGTCGTGCGTGGCCGCGAACTGCTGTCCAGCCGCTAA
- a CDS encoding class I adenylate cyclase, giving the protein MRRIDEIRPDIEDGIDRKVLTQLRARFLKVNQGRLQRAMQALSTRQQLVLRLLPLLFHVNHPLLPGYVSGMTPAGLSHYEPDDELLTEAQRFSRSFSYKPYRGQHVLPIHGLFLMGSLGTVAQAEQSDMDLWLCHASDLNEQQLRELRKKCDLLEGWAATQGAEAHFFLIDPQRFIQGMRDTQLTSDDCGTTQHYLLLDEFYRTAIWLGGRTPLWWLVPAYEEHRYENYTGTLLAKRFIRAEDVLDLGHLAHIPAEEFIGAGMWQLFKGIESPYKSVLKLLLTEVYASEQPNVECLSLRFKQAVYANRLDIDELDPYVVIYRRLEEYLKSRGEHERLELVRRCLYLKVDKKLSRPPRTPGKSWQRILLEKLTREWNWDNRQLAMLDSRSQWKLRQVSAERRMLVNELNYSYRFLSQFARKELLTNSVSARDMAILGRRLYAAFERKSGKIEFINPGIAPDLGEDTLTLAQLPVPEAPKDTTWAFFSGSLGARDLENFAPLRRSRELVELLAWCHRNGVIDASTRLSLHPGSSDMSDNELSNLILSLQQSIPLPLPPADEEALLRPSEPVEVLLLINVGIDPLKQFSQMNMHMTTGRTDALGYSGVRENLILTLDQVTLNSWNELHVSRYAGPNALLECLRDYLNGLPDNGNRPNLRVRCFCRNRAIAIAERVEELFSDATSNYSKQHDIRYLLQIKQQYHLLSLKAGTVSHTCVKGLPALLEHLGEGQAQYSTLNLDRGALEGEDLALILPAGRPNCIQVFYRLNEAGDQAELSVLDEHNSLWRQRVPFRDEQSLLTPLQRFLHSLLYRRNALLPLDTGTPLQQLEIQYYRVLPDHPQRPQRLEQRPAPSAPLSHPFYDVQAIVDTVASKPAYVTLYCNHREFSELEYTTELFTAVAQHILSQRRDNARYPCYITDLDLSAVYGEGPVQSVHYLRYKSRLEAALNLALEKS; this is encoded by the coding sequence ATGAGACGTATCGACGAAATACGCCCGGACATCGAAGACGGCATTGATCGCAAAGTGCTGACGCAGCTGCGCGCACGCTTCCTCAAGGTTAATCAGGGCCGCCTGCAACGCGCCATGCAAGCCTTGTCGACCCGCCAGCAGTTGGTTCTGAGGCTTTTGCCGCTGCTGTTCCACGTCAATCATCCACTGCTGCCTGGTTATGTCTCAGGCATGACCCCAGCTGGCCTCAGCCACTACGAGCCGGATGACGAGCTACTCACCGAAGCTCAGCGTTTTAGCCGTTCCTTTAGCTATAAACCCTACCGCGGCCAGCACGTGCTACCGATCCACGGCCTGTTTTTAATGGGTAGCTTAGGTACGGTCGCTCAGGCTGAACAAAGCGACATGGATTTATGGCTCTGCCATGCCAGCGATCTCAATGAGCAACAACTGCGAGAACTGCGCAAAAAGTGCGACTTACTTGAAGGCTGGGCAGCGACACAAGGTGCTGAAGCTCACTTCTTTTTGATCGACCCGCAGCGCTTTATTCAGGGCATGCGGGATACCCAGTTGACCTCTGACGACTGCGGCACTACGCAGCACTACCTACTGCTGGATGAGTTCTACCGCACGGCGATCTGGCTAGGCGGTCGCACCCCCCTTTGGTGGCTGGTGCCAGCCTATGAAGAACACCGTTACGAGAACTACACCGGAACACTGCTGGCCAAACGCTTCATCCGCGCAGAAGACGTACTCGACCTTGGCCATCTCGCCCACATCCCAGCAGAAGAGTTTATCGGTGCAGGCATGTGGCAACTGTTCAAAGGCATTGAGTCGCCCTACAAATCCGTACTCAAGCTGCTACTGACCGAGGTTTACGCCAGCGAACAACCTAATGTCGAATGCCTGTCACTGCGTTTCAAGCAAGCGGTGTACGCCAACCGCCTGGACATAGACGAGCTGGACCCGTACGTAGTCATCTACCGCCGCCTTGAGGAATACCTTAAATCCCGGGGCGAGCACGAACGTCTAGAACTGGTAAGGCGCTGTTTGTATTTAAAAGTCGATAAGAAGCTCAGCCGCCCGCCACGCACCCCCGGAAAAAGCTGGCAGCGCATCTTGCTTGAGAAGCTCACCCGCGAATGGAACTGGGATAACCGCCAGTTGGCCATGCTCGACAGTCGCAGCCAGTGGAAGCTACGTCAGGTCAGCGCCGAACGGCGCATGCTGGTTAACGAACTGAACTACAGCTATCGCTTTCTTTCCCAGTTTGCCCGCAAGGAGCTGTTGACCAACAGCGTCAGCGCCCGAGACATGGCCATACTTGGGCGACGCCTGTATGCCGCCTTCGAGCGTAAATCCGGCAAGATCGAATTCATCAACCCTGGCATCGCCCCGGACTTAGGCGAAGACACCCTGACCCTGGCCCAACTGCCTGTGCCTGAAGCCCCCAAAGACACCACCTGGGCCTTTTTCAGCGGCAGTTTGGGTGCCCGCGACTTGGAAAACTTTGCCCCATTGCGACGCAGCCGCGAACTGGTTGAACTGCTAGCGTGGTGTCACCGTAACGGCGTCATTGATGCCAGCACCCGGCTCTCACTGCATCCAGGCAGCAGTGACATGAGCGATAACGAACTGTCCAACCTGATCCTCAGCCTGCAGCAAAGCATTCCGCTGCCGCTGCCCCCTGCAGATGAAGAAGCCCTTCTGCGCCCCAGCGAGCCCGTCGAGGTGCTGTTACTGATCAACGTCGGCATCGACCCGCTAAAGCAGTTCAGCCAAATGAACATGCACATGACCACGGGGCGCACCGATGCACTGGGCTATTCAGGTGTTCGGGAAAACCTGATCCTGACCCTGGATCAAGTTACATTGAACAGCTGGAACGAGCTGCATGTAAGCCGCTATGCCGGGCCCAATGCCTTACTGGAGTGCCTGCGCGACTACTTGAATGGCCTGCCCGATAATGGCAACCGCCCGAATCTGCGGGTGCGCTGTTTCTGCCGTAACCGGGCGATAGCCATTGCCGAGCGGGTAGAAGAACTGTTCAGCGACGCAACCAGCAACTACAGCAAGCAGCACGACATCCGCTACCTGCTACAAATCAAGCAGCAATACCACCTGCTCAGCCTCAAAGCGGGCACAGTCAGCCATACCTGCGTAAAAGGCCTGCCTGCACTGCTGGAGCATTTGGGTGAAGGCCAAGCGCAGTACAGCACGCTCAACCTGGACCGGGGAGCTTTGGAGGGTGAAGACCTTGCCCTGATCTTGCCGGCTGGTCGCCCCAACTGTATCCAGGTGTTCTACCGCCTCAATGAAGCCGGTGATCAAGCCGAGCTAAGCGTACTCGACGAGCACAACTCGCTCTGGCGCCAGCGTGTTCCATTCAGGGATGAGCAAAGCCTGCTTACACCTCTGCAACGCTTTCTGCACTCGCTGCTGTATCGGCGCAATGCCCTATTGCCATTGGATACCGGCACCCCGCTCCAGCAGTTAGAGATTCAGTACTACCGGGTGTTGCCAGATCACCCGCAACGTCCACAGCGGCTGGAGCAGCGCCCAGCGCCATCAGCCCCTTTGAGCCACCCGTTCTACGATGTGCAGGCCATTGTGGATACCGTGGCCAGCAAGCCGGCCTACGTGACCCTGTACTGCAACCACCGGGAGTTTTCTGAGCTGGAATACACCACTGAACTGTTTACGGCGGTGGCTCAGCACATTCTCTCGCAACGTCGCGATAATGCCCGCTACCCCTGCTATATCACCGACCTGGATCTGTCCGCCGTGTATGGCGAGGGCCCTGTTCAGAGCGTGCATTACTTACGCTACAAGAGCCGCCTGGAAGCGGCGCTTAATCTGGCGCTGGAGAAGTCCTAG
- a CDS encoding uroporphyrinogen-III C-methyltransferase yields the protein MSEASTPKDQSPELPVIEQPVIPEPVAAKQTGSGKGLAALALLIALGGAAAGGWSAWQLYEKKTAEQTQASQLDTVQAQFAGLTQGLLAEQKRGEALQQRLDQLPASEELETQRRLVSRLQGDQQLLNERLETVLGASRQEWRIAEAEHLLRLASLRLSALQDIPSATALVKAADDIINEQDDPAAYAAREQLAKSLVALRSTHNPDRLGLFLQIGAVREQAAQLNALAPVFDGEGGVLREWAQEPGGEQQWWQRALETLSEYFRLDFDADRNIKPMLAGQELGQVRLALNLALEQAQWGALHGQTGVYRQAMEQARDTLDTYFDADHPNSRTLRTQIVELEQRPIDVTPPDLSPALNAVQAYIEAKLTARAQQGIPAAKGAEQPAAAGEVQE from the coding sequence GTGAGCGAAGCAAGCACCCCGAAAGATCAGTCCCCGGAACTACCCGTCATTGAGCAGCCGGTCATCCCTGAGCCGGTTGCTGCAAAACAAACAGGCAGCGGTAAAGGGTTGGCAGCCCTGGCGTTGCTAATCGCACTGGGTGGTGCGGCCGCTGGAGGCTGGAGTGCCTGGCAGTTGTATGAGAAGAAAACAGCTGAGCAGACGCAAGCGAGCCAACTGGATACCGTGCAAGCGCAATTCGCTGGGCTGACTCAGGGGCTTTTGGCCGAGCAGAAGCGTGGTGAGGCGTTACAGCAGCGGTTGGATCAATTGCCAGCTTCTGAGGAGCTGGAGACGCAGCGCCGTTTGGTCAGTCGCTTACAAGGTGATCAGCAGTTACTTAACGAGCGCCTCGAAACTGTGTTGGGCGCGAGTCGACAGGAGTGGCGAATCGCTGAGGCCGAGCACCTGTTGCGTCTGGCCAGCTTGCGCTTGTCCGCCTTGCAGGATATTCCCAGTGCCACGGCGCTGGTGAAGGCCGCAGATGACATCATCAATGAACAGGATGATCCGGCTGCCTATGCTGCCCGTGAACAGCTGGCTAAGAGCCTGGTTGCGTTACGCTCGACCCACAATCCAGATCGCCTCGGGCTTTTTCTGCAAATCGGTGCGGTGCGTGAGCAGGCTGCTCAGTTGAATGCCCTGGCACCAGTGTTTGATGGCGAGGGCGGTGTACTGCGTGAGTGGGCGCAGGAGCCCGGTGGCGAGCAGCAATGGTGGCAGCGGGCATTGGAAACCCTCTCCGAATACTTCCGTCTGGACTTCGATGCCGACCGTAACATCAAACCTATGTTGGCCGGTCAAGAGCTCGGCCAAGTGCGTCTGGCGCTGAACCTTGCGCTTGAACAGGCTCAGTGGGGCGCTTTGCATGGGCAGACAGGTGTCTACCGTCAGGCCATGGAGCAGGCTCGAGATACGCTTGATACCTATTTCGATGCTGATCACCCCAATAGCCGTACATTGCGCACGCAGATTGTCGAGCTGGAGCAACGTCCAATTGATGTGACACCGCCTGATCTGAGCCCAGCCCTAAATGCTGTGCAGGCGTATATCGAGGCGAAGCTGACCGCCCGCGCCCAGCAAGGTATCCCAGCTGCCAAGGGGGCTGAGCAACCCGCTGCCGCAGGGGAGGTTCAGGAATGA
- a CDS encoding TIGR02647 family protein: MAFTPDLVAELEILALFNLDSTQEGIKVHHTAAATAVAAAQRLYDKGLISQPDGGYLTSLGLDAAQHAQGLLTILKVAANA, translated from the coding sequence ATGGCCTTTACCCCCGATTTGGTTGCCGAACTGGAAATTCTTGCCCTGTTTAACCTCGACAGCACGCAAGAAGGCATCAAGGTTCACCACACTGCCGCCGCAACGGCTGTTGCCGCCGCCCAACGCTTATACGACAAAGGCCTGATCAGCCAGCCCGATGGCGGTTATCTGACCAGCCTGGGCCTGGATGCGGCCCAACACGCCCAAGGCCTGCTGACCATTCTCAAAGTGGCAGCCAACGCCTGA
- a CDS encoding LytTR family DNA-binding domain-containing protein, whose amino-acid sequence MNVLIVDDEPLARERLSRMVGELSGYRVLEPAASNGEEALSLIDSLKPDVVLLDIRMPGLDGLQVAAKLCEREAPPAVIFCTAYDEFAVEAFQVSAVGYLVKPVRPESLAEALKKAERPNRVQLAALTRPAASGGVPRSHISARTRKGIELIPLEQVIYFIADHKYVTLRHTGGEVLLDEPLKALEDEFGERFVRIHRNALVARERIERLQRTPLGHFQLYLKGMNDEALIVSRRHVAGVRKLMQTL is encoded by the coding sequence ATGAATGTCCTGATTGTCGATGATGAACCGTTAGCGCGTGAGCGATTGAGCCGCATGGTCGGCGAGCTCAGTGGTTATCGCGTGCTGGAGCCCGCTGCAAGCAATGGCGAAGAGGCCTTGAGCCTGATCGACAGCTTGAAGCCGGATGTAGTGCTTTTGGATATCCGCATGCCTGGCCTGGACGGCCTGCAGGTTGCGGCGAAGTTGTGTGAGCGTGAAGCGCCTCCGGCGGTTATTTTCTGTACGGCCTACGACGAGTTCGCTGTGGAGGCTTTCCAAGTGAGCGCGGTGGGTTATCTGGTCAAGCCAGTGCGTCCAGAAAGCCTTGCCGAGGCGTTAAAAAAAGCTGAACGACCCAATCGAGTGCAACTGGCAGCGTTAACGCGCCCAGCTGCAAGCGGCGGTGTGCCGCGCAGCCATATCAGTGCTCGTACTCGCAAAGGCATTGAACTGATTCCGCTGGAGCAGGTGATCTATTTCATTGCCGACCACAAGTACGTCACCCTGCGCCATACCGGCGGTGAGGTGCTGTTGGATGAGCCGCTCAAGGCCCTTGAGGACGAGTTTGGTGAGCGCTTTGTGCGCATCCACCGTAACGCGCTGGTGGCACGGGAGCGGATTGAGCGTTTGCAGCGAACCCCGCTCGGTCACTTCCAGTTGTACCTCAAAGGCATGAACGACGAGGCCTTGATCGTCAGTCGCCGCCATGTGGCAGGGGTACGTAAACTGATGCAGACCCTGTAA
- a CDS encoding AAA family ATPase: protein MAANCCPAAKVLGDALGRRISVVGCSGSGKTTLARHLARELGCPHIELDALYHQANWQPLQEDEFLKQVSKMLQPEHWVVEGNYSAVRQQILQHSDMVIWLDFPRATVMRQVILRTLKRLLTRAELWNGNRERWANLFRLDPRRSILAWTWTRHPVYRSRYSAEMKAAPPSQRYIRLGSHAETEQFLNSLSVQVPVRRT, encoded by the coding sequence GTGGCCGCGAACTGCTGTCCAGCCGCTAAGGTGCTAGGCGATGCGCTAGGACGGCGCATTTCTGTGGTCGGTTGCTCAGGATCGGGCAAGACCACATTGGCCCGCCACTTGGCGAGGGAGCTGGGCTGTCCACATATCGAATTGGATGCGCTCTACCACCAAGCCAATTGGCAGCCACTGCAGGAAGATGAATTTCTAAAACAGGTGAGCAAAATGCTGCAGCCTGAACACTGGGTTGTTGAGGGAAACTACAGCGCAGTGCGTCAGCAGATTCTGCAACACTCAGACATGGTCATCTGGCTGGACTTTCCGCGTGCAACAGTCATGCGCCAAGTCATCTTGCGCACCCTAAAGCGCCTGCTGACCCGCGCAGAACTGTGGAACGGTAATCGCGAGCGCTGGGCTAATCTATTCAGGCTCGACCCACGGCGATCTATTCTCGCTTGGACGTGGACTCGGCACCCGGTGTATCGCTCGCGCTACAGCGCAGAAATGAAAGCAGCCCCACCCTCACAACGCTACATACGCCTCGGCTCTCATGCCGAAACGGAACAGTTTTTGAACAGTTTGTCAGTTCAAGTACCGGTTAGGAGAACCTAA